A single Defluviitalea saccharophila DNA region contains:
- a CDS encoding cobyrinate a,c-diamide synthase, protein MINKKINRIMIAGTNSGCGKTTVTCAILKALKNRGLKVAAFKCGPDYIDPMFHSEIIETNSRNIDLFLCGERQARYLFAKNSENTDVSVVEGVMGFYDGVGGNTGENSSWDISNKLGIPAVLVVNCKGASVSVAAMIKGYLDFDKNRIEAVVLNNVSKHMYKMYKETIENRLGIRVAGYMPFEPEAVIGSRHLGLVTAKEIGSLKQKTELLAAIAEETIDLDLLLDIANNAEHFDYEKIEVEQISDVRIAVAKDRAFCFYYQDSLELLEKMGAKLIYFSPTEDIRLTEDVDGLILGGGYPELYLEKLSKNAGMIYSIRAAWREGMPIYAECGGFMYLGKSINSYAMTHIIEPGFEMTEKLQNFGYVTLTAKDNTMLLEHGESATAHEFHYSKNDSDSGSLTARKASGKTWETGYCKENVFALYPHIHFWGNIQMAARFIKKCEEYKK, encoded by the coding sequence ATGATAAATAAAAAAATCAACAGAATCATGATAGCTGGAACAAACAGCGGCTGCGGAAAAACAACAGTGACCTGTGCAATACTAAAAGCGTTAAAGAACAGAGGGCTCAAGGTAGCTGCCTTTAAATGCGGCCCTGACTATATTGACCCTATGTTTCACAGCGAAATAATTGAGACAAACTCAAGGAATATTGATTTATTTTTATGCGGAGAAAGGCAGGCAAGATACCTTTTTGCCAAAAACAGCGAGAATACTGATGTTTCGGTCGTGGAAGGCGTTATGGGCTTTTACGATGGGGTGGGTGGAAATACCGGTGAAAACTCTTCATGGGATATATCAAACAAGCTTGGAATTCCTGCAGTTTTGGTAGTTAACTGCAAGGGAGCTTCGGTCTCCGTTGCCGCTATGATAAAGGGTTATCTGGATTTTGATAAAAACAGGATTGAAGCTGTAGTTTTAAATAATGTTTCAAAGCACATGTATAAAATGTACAAAGAAACTATTGAAAACCGTCTTGGAATAAGAGTGGCAGGTTATATGCCTTTTGAACCCGAGGCAGTCATTGGGAGCCGTCATTTGGGGCTGGTTACCGCAAAAGAAATAGGTTCGCTGAAGCAAAAGACGGAATTACTTGCTGCTATAGCAGAAGAGACTATAGATTTGGACCTGCTTCTTGATATTGCAAATAATGCGGAACATTTTGACTATGAGAAAATTGAAGTTGAGCAAATATCAGATGTAAGAATTGCAGTTGCTAAGGACAGGGCATTTTGCTTTTATTATCAGGACAGCCTTGAGCTTCTCGAAAAAATGGGTGCAAAGCTGATATATTTTTCACCTACTGAGGACATTAGGCTGACGGAGGATGTTGACGGCTTGATATTAGGAGGCGGATATCCGGAGCTTTATCTTGAAAAGCTCAGCAAAAATGCCGGAATGATATACAGCATAAGAGCTGCATGGCGTGAGGGAATGCCGATTTATGCCGAATGCGGCGGCTTTATGTACCTGGGAAAAAGTATTAATTCCTATGCAATGACCCACATAATTGAACCGGGCTTTGAGATGACGGAGAAACTTCAGAATTTCGGGTATGTTACATTGACTGCAAAGGACAACACCATGCTTTTGGAGCATGGAGAGTCCGCCACTGCCCACGAATTTCATTATTCTAAAAATGATTCTGATTCCGGTAGCCTTACAGCCAGAAAAGCAAGCGGGAAAACGTGGGAAACCGGATATTGCAAGGAGAACGTATTCGCTCTTTACCCTCACA